The following proteins are encoded in a genomic region of Enterocloster clostridioformis:
- a CDS encoding peptidase M14, translating to MNLLRNHIISAKYDMKEAGEFPEIYHRKTPEELPEHFMVQAEKIYWTAVGIFRQCRDDVDYQYLCGLELSPKMENGLEIRNALRNVRELEDAIKNQDFVIMRRHREIPDFKNYRQIIESSPEKIEPKMEQMSLFTMTDRERR from the coding sequence ATGAACCTGTTAAGAAACCATATCATTAGTGCGAAGTATGATATGAAGGAGGCAGGGGAATTTCCAGAAATTTACCACCGAAAGACACCGGAGGAGTTGCCGGAACATTTTATGGTACAGGCGGAAAAGATTTATTGGACAGCCGTTGGTATCTTCCGTCAGTGTAGAGACGATGTGGACTATCAGTATTTATGCGGACTGGAACTAAGTCCTAAAATGGAAAATGGGCTTGAAATCAGAAATGCATTAAGGAATGTAAGAGAATTGGAAGATGCAATCAAGAACCAGGATTTTGTCATTATGAGAAGGCACCGTGAGATACCTGATTTTAAAAATTACAGGCAGATTATTGAAAGCAGCCCCGAGAAAATAGAACCCAAAATGGAACAGATGAGTTTATTTACTATGACGGATCGGGAAAGAAGGTGA
- a CDS encoding DpnD/PcfM family protein, giving the protein MSDYMEDNFYYLEKVRMKGEYHVILYKAWMGLWEAREAFLDGLQEGIINRQLVLGVEKDGEKIPFFQCDDGKFYIPEIKSRDKLGKLADTLLKELSGRFGIEECGERQAVYMSDAENQNYDIRITETLSKIITVKAPSMELALSEAHDNYSDAKSGYVLDYSDLRGVTLSVAGIHRERPRNVGGR; this is encoded by the coding sequence ATGTCTGACTATATGGAGGACAATTTTTATTATCTTGAAAAGGTCAGGATGAAAGGGGAATACCATGTAATACTGTATAAAGCCTGGATGGGGCTGTGGGAGGCACGGGAGGCATTTCTGGATGGTCTGCAGGAAGGTATTATAAACAGGCAACTGGTCTTGGGAGTAGAAAAAGATGGAGAGAAAATCCCATTTTTCCAGTGCGATGATGGTAAATTCTATATACCAGAAATAAAATCCAGAGATAAACTGGGAAAGCTTGCAGATACATTACTGAAAGAATTAAGCGGGCGATTTGGGATAGAAGAATGTGGGGAAAGACAGGCTGTTTATATGAGTGATGCCGAAAATCAGAATTATGATATCCGCATAACTGAAACGTTAAGTAAAATAATCACAGTCAAAGCACCGAGCATGGAATTAGCCTTATCAGAGGCACATGACAATTATTCGGATGCAAAAAGCGGTTATGTATTGGATTACAGTGACCTGCGGGGGGTAACTTTGTCCGTGGCGGGTATCCACCGAGAAAGACCGCGAAATGTAGGTGGGAGATGA
- a CDS encoding NlpC/P60 family protein, protein MKSGQESRQESRKETYPRYSAGSEKNADFEDDGGRKRKEKPKENFVREKQKQKASKDPKFHLDNVSGPDIKRKDYDFGFKDTVTLTRTERGSEAVDQKSEDRFQSQQMPGEDRDTLKTRKKDEKISSKNEVRRGRVKKEQENTRMKKAIRRRMYAFMVNKLSGEEQKDSFAKAAKDIAVMRAGLVVNQLVLYLLGLLGPLLGGLVTIALPFVLIIVILYNTPLALFLPPLQEGDTVQSVLAEYYREFNEEVRAAKEDSDEDVTYKNMQNGVARSNFTDVMMVYMVRYGTGQGNFSTVMSDKNKKHLKEIFDEMNHFASETVTDTIRAGESLGIMTFSGYCNCSICCGQWSGGPTASGVMPKADHTLAVDAYNPTLPMGTHIIAGGKEYVVEDTGDFDRYGVDFDMYFGDHGTAQNFGHQDMEVFLADSNGSNTVEVTHTSLYVYNLTYEDYIELGKLTPSQEKLLREVMSDEFLHSMPASGIGEQVALAALDKVGCQYSQDLRYEEGYYDCSSLVQRLYAEFGINLPSVASTQGQYIVDNGLQVSENELRPGDLIFHSRDTNAGEFMSIGHVAIYVGNGMQVDARGTAYGVVYRPLVPSNIGLYGRPCR, encoded by the coding sequence ATGAAATCAGGTCAGGAATCACGCCAGGAATCAAGGAAAGAAACGTATCCCAGATATTCGGCTGGAAGTGAGAAGAACGCAGATTTTGAAGATGATGGAGGGCGGAAGAGGAAGGAGAAACCAAAAGAGAACTTTGTTCGGGAAAAGCAGAAGCAAAAAGCCAGCAAAGATCCTAAGTTTCACTTAGACAATGTTTCCGGGCCGGATATTAAACGGAAAGATTATGATTTTGGATTTAAAGATACCGTGACCCTCACACGAACGGAGCGGGGGTCTGAAGCAGTGGACCAGAAGTCGGAGGACAGATTTCAGAGTCAACAAATGCCGGGAGAGGACCGGGATACATTAAAGACCAGAAAAAAAGATGAGAAGATATCCTCAAAGAATGAAGTAAGGCGAGGAAGGGTAAAAAAGGAACAGGAAAATACCCGGATGAAAAAAGCTATCCGGAGGCGTATGTATGCTTTTATGGTGAACAAGCTAAGTGGTGAGGAACAAAAGGACAGTTTTGCAAAAGCCGCAAAAGATATCGCCGTCATGAGGGCTGGATTGGTTGTCAATCAGCTTGTCTTGTATCTTTTGGGGCTGTTGGGGCCGTTATTGGGAGGGCTGGTTACGATTGCTTTGCCATTTGTCCTGATTATTGTAATCCTGTATAACACCCCTTTGGCTCTCTTTCTACCACCATTGCAGGAAGGGGATACGGTACAAAGCGTATTAGCGGAGTATTACCGGGAATTTAACGAGGAAGTAAGGGCGGCGAAAGAGGACAGTGATGAGGATGTAACCTACAAAAATATGCAGAATGGCGTGGCTCGTAGCAATTTTACCGATGTGATGATGGTATATATGGTGCGTTATGGAACCGGGCAGGGAAATTTCTCAACCGTCATGAGTGATAAGAATAAAAAGCACTTAAAGGAGATTTTTGATGAAATGAACCATTTTGCTTCTGAGACAGTGACAGATACTATCCGGGCCGGTGAAAGCCTTGGAATCATGACATTCAGCGGTTATTGCAACTGTTCCATCTGCTGTGGCCAATGGTCGGGAGGTCCTACGGCAAGCGGCGTCATGCCGAAAGCAGACCACACCCTGGCCGTTGATGCTTATAATCCCACGCTTCCTATGGGGACACATATCATAGCAGGCGGAAAGGAATATGTGGTGGAGGATACCGGAGATTTTGACCGTTATGGTGTAGACTTTGATATGTATTTTGGGGATCATGGGACAGCCCAGAATTTTGGACATCAGGATATGGAGGTATTTTTGGCTGATTCCAATGGCAGCAATACTGTGGAAGTAACACACACCTCATTATACGTGTACAACCTTACCTATGAAGATTATATTGAACTTGGCAAACTGACACCCAGTCAGGAGAAGTTGCTGCGTGAGGTCATGAGTGACGAATTCCTGCACAGTATGCCTGCAAGCGGCATTGGCGAGCAGGTGGCGCTTGCGGCGTTAGATAAGGTTGGCTGCCAATATAGCCAGGATTTGCGGTATGAGGAAGGGTATTATGACTGCAGTTCTCTGGTACAGAGATTATATGCAGAGTTTGGTATAAACCTACCATCCGTTGCTTCAACACAGGGCCAGTATATTGTAGACAATGGCCTACAGGTCAGTGAAAATGAACTACGGCCAGGAGATTTAATCTTCCATTCCCGTGATACAAATGCGGGGGAATTTATGTCTATTGGGCATGTGGCGATTTATGTAGGAAATGGGATGCAGGTGGACGCACGAGGGACAGCATATGGCGTGGTTTACCGGCCATTGGTTCCGTCTAACATCGGTTTGTACGGAAGGCCATGTCGGTAG
- a CDS encoding HEPN domain-containing protein — protein sequence MGSLETLAKYRYQRALEDLAAAKEMLSGGMYKPSLNRSYYSIFHAMRAITALEGFDSSKHSGVIAYFNQNFVKTGIFAKETSKIIKNASIMREQSDYSDFFIASKQDAEEQIEKAKEFIGEIERYLKDKNVL from the coding sequence GTGGGCAGCTTAGAGACATTAGCAAAGTACCGTTACCAGCGTGCGTTGGAGGATTTAGCTGCGGCAAAAGAAATGTTGTCAGGCGGTATGTATAAACCATCGCTGAACCGTTCCTACTATTCTATTTTTCATGCCATGCGTGCCATTACAGCACTGGAAGGATTTGATTCCAGTAAACATAGCGGCGTGATTGCGTATTTTAACCAGAATTTTGTGAAAACTGGGATTTTTGCGAAGGAGACTTCTAAAATAATCAAAAATGCCTCTATCATGCGTGAACAATCGGATTACTCTGATTTTTTCATCGCCTCAAAGCAGGATGCAGAGGAACAGATTGAAAAGGCAAAGGAGTTTATCGGTGAGATTGAAAGATATTTAAAGGATAAAAATGTTCTATAG
- a CDS encoding nucleotidyltransferase domain-containing protein, producing MDKNKEMFDRLVKGLRDIYGDKLVSILLYGSFARKTNTKESDIDIAVLLNGKETKEMHDRMVDLAVDMDLEYDQVFSILYIDYKNFLEWEDTLPFYKNVKEEGVVLWAA from the coding sequence GTGGATAAGAATAAGGAAATGTTTGACAGGCTGGTAAAGGGCCTGCGTGATATTTACGGTGATAAATTGGTAAGTATTTTACTATATGGTTCATTTGCCCGTAAAACCAATACAAAGGAATCGGATATTGATATAGCAGTTTTATTGAACGGAAAAGAAACAAAAGAAATGCATGACCGTATGGTGGACCTGGCGGTGGATATGGATTTGGAATATGATCAGGTCTTTTCCATTCTGTATATTGACTATAAAAACTTTTTGGAGTGGGAGGATACTTTACCATTCTATAAGAATGTGAAGGAAGAAGGGGTGGTACTGTGGGCAGCTTAG
- a CDS encoding helix-turn-helix domain-containing protein, with translation MRRKTIDTIPVLSDAMKNILSAFSKSRSLPSGLVKRASIVLLASQGELNQNIAPQVGLHYNNVATWRSRFLAALPALRRIEMDDPEKLEDEIRAVLSDKKRPGAPSVFTPDQIRRIIGLACSSPNDFGYEVSQWSLPLLVAEIKKQGIAEQISEKSVSRFLKMR, from the coding sequence ATGCGAAGGAAAACAATTGATACTATCCCGGTTTTATCTGATGCCATGAAAAACATATTATCTGCTTTTTCAAAAAGCCGCTCCCTTCCGTCAGGACTGGTCAAAAGAGCCAGCATTGTCCTGCTTGCGTCACAGGGGGAACTCAACCAGAATATTGCACCACAGGTCGGGCTTCATTATAATAATGTTGCCACCTGGCGCAGTCGGTTCCTCGCGGCGCTCCCAGCCTTGCGGAGGATTGAAATGGACGACCCGGAAAAGCTTGAAGATGAGATACGGGCAGTCCTCTCCGATAAAAAACGCCCCGGTGCCCCGTCTGTTTTTACGCCGGACCAGATCAGGCGGATCATCGGCCTTGCCTGCAGCAGCCCAAATGATTTTGGGTACGAAGTAAGCCAGTGGAGCCTCCCGCTGTTAGTGGCAGAAATTAAAAAGCAGGGGATCGCTGAACAGATTTCTGAGAAATCTGTCAGCCGTTTTTTAAAAATGAGGTAG
- a CDS encoding transposase, with protein sequence MVSTDEMTGVQALEHKYPDKLPLPGQCAKMEFEYIRHGTTSLIGFFDVATGRMEMPYLNSTRTEEDFVEAVKALVRTDPQAPWTFICDGLNTHKSETLVRYVAEACALGVELGKKGKTGILKSMESRADFLHDPSHRIRFVYTPKHSSWMNQIEIWFGIINRKLLKRKSCLSIEELEASILRFIEQYNLTAHPFKWTYAGIPLVI encoded by the coding sequence ATTGTTTCCACGGATGAAATGACCGGGGTACAGGCGCTGGAACATAAATATCCTGACAAGCTCCCATTACCCGGCCAGTGCGCCAAAATGGAGTTTGAGTATATCCGCCATGGCACGACCAGCCTCATCGGGTTCTTTGATGTTGCAACGGGCCGTATGGAAATGCCGTATTTAAACTCCACACGCACAGAAGAGGATTTTGTGGAAGCCGTGAAAGCATTGGTAAGGACAGACCCGCAAGCCCCATGGACATTTATATGCGATGGCCTAAACACCCATAAGTCGGAAACCCTTGTCCGCTATGTGGCAGAAGCCTGTGCCCTTGGCGTGGAACTGGGCAAAAAAGGGAAAACAGGGATCCTTAAAAGTATGGAAAGCCGGGCGGATTTCCTGCATGACCCTTCCCACCGGATCCGCTTTGTCTATACTCCGAAACACAGTTCCTGGATGAACCAGATTGAGATATGGTTTGGCATCATTAACCGGAAGCTGCTGAAGCGGAAAAGCTGCCTATCAATAGAAGAACTGGAAGCAAGCATCCTGCGCTTTATTGAACAATACAATCTTACAGCACACCCATTTAAGTGGACATATGCCGGGATACCATTAGTAATTTAA
- a CDS encoding JAB domain-containing protein, giving the protein MKTNGLKMVSIRLVDDPPIYSEEKVQNPKDAVQLLLKEFDSVDRELFFVLNLQTNGQVINVNIASMGTLNNCILSPREIFKASTVLLKYQ; this is encoded by the coding sequence ATGAAGACAAATGGGCTGAAAATGGTAAGTATCCGGTTGGTTGATGATCCGCCCATCTATAGTGAGGAAAAGGTTCAAAATCCGAAAGATGCAGTCCAACTTTTATTAAAGGAATTTGATTCTGTTGACAGGGAATTATTTTTCGTCCTTAACTTGCAGACCAATGGGCAGGTGATCAATGTAAATATTGCCAGTATGGGGACTTTAAATAACTGCATACTCTCCCCGAGGGAAATCTTTAAAGCTAGTACAGTGTTGCTTAAATATCAGTGA
- a CDS encoding DUF6674 family protein has product MMEVSLNVPLGEQAHLKEMFAMMEENRMDAQAQNLEDFLQYFNQMEKYFEDMQDELLYLRGQLDELNDKTLKAKIDNFVKASGDRVHAAKVWLGALRNEVSEGIKQAVGHVKYYGDQALYTFIDKSKAGRALSVIHEHLEHSAKNLEDGARTMGDIGMELSAAKGHRKNAKNLLMGKDAADVFEYDYDKGIVAKIRQAIEFCGKIVKSMAGHTENMQKSLDGFTQRALDNRAGRDSKVPDSMEEKIKLAGHGKGR; this is encoded by the coding sequence ATGATGGAGGTATCGTTGAATGTTCCGTTGGGGGAACAGGCGCATTTAAAAGAAATGTTTGCCATGATGGAGGAAAACCGCATGGACGCGCAGGCGCAGAACCTGGAGGATTTTTTACAGTATTTTAACCAGATGGAAAAGTATTTTGAGGATATGCAGGACGAACTGCTGTATCTGCGCGGGCAGTTAGACGAATTAAATGATAAAACCCTGAAAGCTAAAATAGACAATTTTGTGAAGGCGTCCGGAGATAGAGTGCACGCAGCGAAAGTATGGCTGGGAGCTTTAAGAAATGAGGTATCGGAAGGTATTAAACAGGCAGTGGGGCATGTAAAGTATTATGGAGATCAGGCACTATACACGTTTATTGATAAATCAAAAGCAGGCAGGGCGCTGTCGGTAATTCATGAGCACCTGGAACATTCTGCCAAGAACCTGGAAGATGGAGCACGGACCATGGGGGATATTGGGATGGAACTTAGCGCAGCGAAGGGACACCGGAAAAATGCTAAAAATCTTCTTATGGGGAAAGATGCAGCGGATGTTTTTGAGTATGACTACGATAAGGGTATTGTGGCAAAAATCAGGCAAGCCATAGAATTTTGTGGGAAAATCGTGAAAAGTATGGCAGGGCACACAGAAAATATGCAGAAATCATTGGACGGTTTTACGCAGAGGGCTTTGGATAACAGAGCCGGACGGGATAGTAAAGTTCCTGACAGTATGGAAGAAAAGATAAAATTGGCTGGACATGGGAAAGGAAGATAA